In a single window of the Elaeis guineensis isolate ETL-2024a chromosome 4, EG11, whole genome shotgun sequence genome:
- the LOC140857213 gene encoding uncharacterized protein isoform X3, with the protein MRNPNPNHSYTLQIKIRWVRRPGAAPACEGGEGCGFILSHLARPGVRSFFPLRPHRRRRPGRLWPNPPACRASRLHGCHSSPGNGGVGAQEQGRWRNARVQHDTYVAIFLGAAKLLDLRKHNLKRRPSAGAFQMVNDGTVDGVEAISGMHVCHQLPIGIISNPSFTQAAACFFGAKLKDLKDFMGLEIEQ; encoded by the exons ATGCGCAACCCCAACCCCAACCACTCCTATACTCTCCAAATAAAGATACGATGGGTACGACGTCCAGGAGCTGCTCCGGCTTGCGAAGGAGGCGAAGGTTGCGGATTCATCCTCTCCCACCTCGCCCGCCCCGGTGTCCGCTCCTTTTTCCCCCTTCGTCCGCACCGGCGTCGTCGCCCAGGTCGACTCTGGCCCAACCCCCCCGCCTGTCGCGCTTCCCGGCTACACGGTTGCCATTCCTCTCCAG GAAACGGTGGAGTGGGAGCACAAGAGCAAGGTAGATGGCGTAATGCACGCGTGCAGCATGACACTTATGTTGCAATATTCCTTGGTGCTGCTAAATTGCTCGATCTACGCAAACACAACCTCAAG AGGAGGCCTAGTGCAGGTGCATTTCAGATGGTAAATGATGGCACTGTTGATGGTGTAGAAGCTATCTCTGGAATGCATGTTTGCCACCAATTACCAATTGGAATTATATCCAATCCAAGCTTCACACAGGCAGCTGCATGCTTCTTTGGAGCTAAACTAAAAG atctaaaagattttatgggaCTTGAGATCGAGCAGTGA
- the LOC140857213 gene encoding uncharacterized protein isoform X2, with amino-acid sequence MRNPNPNHSYTLQIKIRWVRRPGAAPACEGGEGCGFILSHLARPGVRSFFPLRPHRRRRPGRLWPNPPACRASRLHGCHSSPGNGGVGAQEQGRWRNARVQHDTYVAIFLGAAKLLDLRKHNLKRRPSAGAFQMVNDGTVDGVEAISGMHVCHQLPIGIISNPSFTQAAACFFGAKLKGSSDVGCALTEQEERLALVKPENFVWYMI; translated from the exons ATGCGCAACCCCAACCCCAACCACTCCTATACTCTCCAAATAAAGATACGATGGGTACGACGTCCAGGAGCTGCTCCGGCTTGCGAAGGAGGCGAAGGTTGCGGATTCATCCTCTCCCACCTCGCCCGCCCCGGTGTCCGCTCCTTTTTCCCCCTTCGTCCGCACCGGCGTCGTCGCCCAGGTCGACTCTGGCCCAACCCCCCCGCCTGTCGCGCTTCCCGGCTACACGGTTGCCATTCCTCTCCAG GAAACGGTGGAGTGGGAGCACAAGAGCAAGGTAGATGGCGTAATGCACGCGTGCAGCATGACACTTATGTTGCAATATTCCTTGGTGCTGCTAAATTGCTCGATCTACGCAAACACAACCTCAAG AGGAGGCCTAGTGCAGGTGCATTTCAGATGGTAAATGATGGCACTGTTGATGGTGTAGAAGCTATCTCTGGAATGCATGTTTGCCACCAATTACCAATTGGAATTATATCCAATCCAAGCTTCACACAGGCAGCTGCATGCTTCTTTGGAGCTAAACTAAAAG GTTCAAGTGATGTTGGTTGTGCATTGACCGAGCAAGAAGAGAGATTGGCTTTGGTGAAGCCTGAGAATTTTGTTTGGTATATGATTTAG
- the LOC140857213 gene encoding IAA-amino acid hydrolase ILR1-like 5 isoform X1, which produces MRNPNPNHSYTLQIKIRWVRRPGAAPACEGGEGCGFILSHLARPGVRSFFPLRPHRRRRPGRLWPNPPACRASRLHGCHSSPGNGGVGAQEQGRWRNARVQHDTYVAIFLGAAKLLDLRKHNLKRRPSAGAFQMVNDGTVDGVEAISGMHVCHQLPIGIISNPSFTQAAACFFGAKLKGKGGEAANPHLNVDLIVATSFAIRAMQHLISSENGP; this is translated from the exons ATGCGCAACCCCAACCCCAACCACTCCTATACTCTCCAAATAAAGATACGATGGGTACGACGTCCAGGAGCTGCTCCGGCTTGCGAAGGAGGCGAAGGTTGCGGATTCATCCTCTCCCACCTCGCCCGCCCCGGTGTCCGCTCCTTTTTCCCCCTTCGTCCGCACCGGCGTCGTCGCCCAGGTCGACTCTGGCCCAACCCCCCCGCCTGTCGCGCTTCCCGGCTACACGGTTGCCATTCCTCTCCAG GAAACGGTGGAGTGGGAGCACAAGAGCAAGGTAGATGGCGTAATGCACGCGTGCAGCATGACACTTATGTTGCAATATTCCTTGGTGCTGCTAAATTGCTCGATCTACGCAAACACAACCTCAAG AGGAGGCCTAGTGCAGGTGCATTTCAGATGGTAAATGATGGCACTGTTGATGGTGTAGAAGCTATCTCTGGAATGCATGTTTGCCACCAATTACCAATTGGAATTATATCCAATCCAAGCTTCACACAGGCAGCTGCATGCTTCTTTGGAGCTAAACTAAAAGGTAAAGGTGGAGAAGCTGCAAATCCTCATTTAAATGTTGATCTAATAGTTGCCACATCATTCGCCATTCGGGCAATGCAACATCTCATCTCCAGTGAAAATGGCCCCTAG
- the LOC140857213 gene encoding uncharacterized protein isoform X4, translating into MRNPNPNHSYTLQIKIRWVRRPGAAPACEGGEGCGFILSHLARPGVRSFFPLRPHRRRRPGRLWPNPPACRASRLHGCHSSPGNGGVGAQEQGRWRNARVQHDTYVAIFLGAAKLLDLRKHNLKRRPSAGAFQMVNDGTVDGVEAISGMHVCHQLPIGIISNPSFTQAAACFFGAKLKDLEDSMELETE; encoded by the exons ATGCGCAACCCCAACCCCAACCACTCCTATACTCTCCAAATAAAGATACGATGGGTACGACGTCCAGGAGCTGCTCCGGCTTGCGAAGGAGGCGAAGGTTGCGGATTCATCCTCTCCCACCTCGCCCGCCCCGGTGTCCGCTCCTTTTTCCCCCTTCGTCCGCACCGGCGTCGTCGCCCAGGTCGACTCTGGCCCAACCCCCCCGCCTGTCGCGCTTCCCGGCTACACGGTTGCCATTCCTCTCCAG GAAACGGTGGAGTGGGAGCACAAGAGCAAGGTAGATGGCGTAATGCACGCGTGCAGCATGACACTTATGTTGCAATATTCCTTGGTGCTGCTAAATTGCTCGATCTACGCAAACACAACCTCAAG AGGAGGCCTAGTGCAGGTGCATTTCAGATGGTAAATGATGGCACTGTTGATGGTGTAGAAGCTATCTCTGGAATGCATGTTTGCCACCAATTACCAATTGGAATTATATCCAATCCAAGCTTCACACAGGCAGCTGCATGCTTCTTTGGAGCTAAACTAAAAG